From Fusobacterium varium:
TTACCATAAATCCTTGTTTTTTAGCCTCATTTAATACTTTTCTGCTCTCTTCTACTGAGAAAACTTCATCTTCACAAAAGATATCACAAAATTCTGCAAGTTTTTTTTCTTTTATTATAGAAAGCATTCTTATTACTTCTTCAACATAACCTTTTGAGTTTCCTTTAAATTCCTCTGGTATAGCATGAGCTCCCATAAATGTAGAAACTATATCAATTGGATGTTTTTCATCCAATCTTTTATTTACTTCTAATTGCTTTATTTCATTTTCTAAATCAAGCCCATATCCACTTTTTGATTCTACTGTAGTTACTCCAAAACACAGCATTCTATCTAATACTTCATATGCCTTATCAAAAAGTTCATATCTTGTAGCTTTTCTTGTAGCTCTTACTGTACTGAGTATACCTCCACCATTTCTAAGTATTTCAAGATAAGGTACTCCTTTTAATTTCATAGGAAGTTCATTTTCTCTGGAACCATAATGTACAAGATGTGTATGTGAATCTATAATTCCAGGAGTGACTACTTTCTTTTCTACATCTACAAGCTTTGTCCATTCCGACTTTAAACTTTCAGGTATATTTCCAGCTCCAATTTGAAGTATTTTTCCGTCTGCTACAGCTAGATAAGCATTTTTTAATATCTCTATATTTTCCATTCCATTATCAAAATCTGCTCTGTCCAATTCTCTGGAAGTTACTAAAGTTCCAATATTATATAATATCAGGTCTGCTTTCATCTGCTCCTCCACTATGTATAATTTTTATTTATTTTATTTTTTCGGCAATAAGTTTCTTAATCAAGTCATCATCAGCAATATATGGAAGTGTAATATGATCGGTTCCTTTATTATTGTTGTTATATTCAATAACTGTTTCTATTGAATGAGGATTTCTAGCCCATGCTCTTCTGGCTACTCCTCCCATTACATCCCAAGGCATTGCCTGCATCAATATCTCATCAACTCTGTGACTTCCATCAAGAACCATTCCAAATCCACCATTAATAGATTTTCCTATTCCAACTCCCCCTCCATTGTGAAGAGCTATCATAGTCATTCCTCTTGCTGCATTACCAGCAAAACATTGAGTTGCCATATCTGCCATTATGTTGCTTCCGTCTTTTATGTTTGAAGTTTCTCTAAATGGTGAATCTGTTCCAGATACATCATGATGATCTCTTCCAAGCATTACTGGTCCTATCTCTCCATTTCTTACCATTTCATTAAATTTCAAAGCTACTCTTGTTCTGCTCATTGCATCCTGATAAAATATTCTTGCCTGTGTTCCTACTACAAGTCCATTTTTATCTGCATCTTTTATCCACATATAATTATCTCTGTCCTGATATCTTCTTTCTGGATCAACAAGTTCAAGAGCTGCATGGTCAGTTTTTAATAAATCTTCTTTTTTGCCAGATAGACACACCCATCTGAAAGGTCCATATCCATAGTCAAATAATTCTGGTCCCAAAATATCTTCTACATATGAAGGGAATATAAAACCACCTTTATCATCTCTTCCATTTTTAGATATTTCTTTAATCCCTATGTCATAAATAGATTTTAAAAAACTATTTCCATAATCAAAGAAATATACTCCCTTGGCTGTTAATTTTTTAATAACTTCATAATGTCTTTTTAATGTTTCATCTACAAGTTTATTAAAAGTTTTTCTATCTTCTGCCAGTAATCTTGTTCTTTCTTCAAAAGTTATTCCTACTGGACAATATCCTCCATCATATACTGCATGGCATGATGTCTGATCTGAAAGAAGATCTATATGTTTATTGTTTTTATCTGCATATTCTAAAAGATCTACAATATTTCCATGAAAAGCTATTGCATATGGAGTTTTAGCCTCCTGTTTCTCTTTTGCAATAGAAAATGCCTCTTCTGGAGTCCAAGCTATTTTATCTACCCATCCCTGTTCAAGTCTTGTGTGTATTCTTGAAATATCTACTTCTGCTACTATTCCTACCCCTTTAGCAATTACTGTAGCTTTTCCTTGAGCTCCACTCATTCCTCCCAGTCCAGAAGTAACAAATAACTTTCCTGCAAGATCCCCATCTTTTGCTACTCCACAAAAAAGTCTTGCTGCATTAAGTATTGTAGAATAAGTTCCATGCACTATTCCCTGTGGTCCTATATACATCCAGCCTCCAGCTGTCATTTGTCCATAATTAGCTACTCCGATAGCTGCTGCTCTTGCCCAGTTATCGTAGTCATCAAATGCTCCCACCATAAGTGCATTAGTTATTATGGCTCTTGGTGCATATGGATTTGATCTGAATAATCCTGTAGGATGTCCTGAAGCTACTACTAATGTTTGATCTTGAGTAAGATTTTCAAGATATTTTTTTATAAGCAGATACTGCATCCAATTTTGACATACTTGTCCTGTTTCTCCATAAGTAACTAATTCATAAGGATAAAGGGCTATTTCAAAATCAAGATTATTATCTATCATTACCTGCATAGCTTTAGCTTCTATACACTTCCCTTTATATTCATCAATAGGTTTCCCATATATTCTTCCTTCTGGTCTGAATCTATACCCATATATTCTTCCATGCTCCATTAGTTCATTTAAAAATTCTGGTGCCAGTTTTTCATGATATTCTTCTGGTATATATCTTAAAGCATTTTTTAGTGCTAATTCAATTTCATCTTTTTCCAGATGTACTACCCTTTTAGGTGCCCTTCTTATTTTAGGATCCATTTCAGGCACTTTTTCTGGTATATCTTGAGCTGCCAGCTTTATTGTCATTGCATTAAATATGTCTTTGTTTATCATTTTACATCCCCCTATATTTTTAATTCTCCAATAACTTTTTCTACATTTTCAACTATACTGTTTTTTTCTATTAACGTTTCTACAGCATTGATATCAATATTCATAACTCTGTCTTTATCATAATATGATACTATTTCTCTTACTGCTGTATATGCTTTTTCAGTTCCAAGTCCAAGATTTTTACTTACTTTTTTAAGATCTATTCCCTGACAAGCCGACAGAATTTCCATAGCTATTACTTTTCTTGCATTTTTTAATATCTCTCCTGCTTTTCTGGCTGCTATAGTTCCCATAGATACATGGTCTTCCTGATTTGCTGAAGATGGTATAGAATCCACTGAAGCTGGATGAGCTAAAACTTTATTTTCTGATACAAGAGAGGCCGCACTATATTGGACTATCATAAATCCAGAATTAACACCTCCATTTTCAACTAAAAATGCTGGAAGTCCACAATTTAAACTTGGATTTACAAGTCTTTCTATTCTTCTTTCAGAAACATTTGCCATTTCTGATATTGCTATTCCTAAAAAATCAAATGGAAGTGCCATAGGCTGTCCATGAAAATTTCCTCCTGAAATAACATCATCTGTATCACAGAATATTATTGGATTATCGGTTACTGCATCCATCTCTATTTCAACTTTTTCTCTTACAAATTCAAGTGCATCCTTACTTGCTCCATGTATTTGAGGAATACATCTCAGTGTATATGGATCTTGTGTTCTCATTTCTCCCTGTCTTGTTGTACATTTACTTTCTGTAAGAATATTTCTAAAATTTTCAGCTGTTTTTATCTGACCTTGGTGTCCTCTTACTTCATGGACTCTAGAATCAAATGCACAAGTTATTCCATTTAAAGCTTCCATTGTAAGAGCTCCTGCAATATCCAGATGTTTCATGAGATTAATTGCATCATATGTTATATGGGCCCCAATTGATGTCATTACTTGCGTTCCATTAATAAGTGCTAATCCTTCTTTAGAAGAAAGTTCACCAAGAATAGATACTCCAGCTTTTTTCATAGCCTCTGCTCCATTCATAAGTTCTCCATTTACATAAGCTTTTCCCATTCCCAACATTACCAATACCATATGTGATAGAGGAGCTAAATCTCCTGATGCTCCCAATGATCCTTTTTCTGGAATGAATGGTGTTACATCTTTATTAAGCATATCTACCAATGTATCTAAAATTATTTTTCTTACTCCTGAATGTCCTTTGGATAAATTTACTACTCTAAGAAGCATTATTCCCTTTGCCATATCTACTGGAAGCGGATTTCCCACTCCACATGAGTGACTCATTATAAGATTTTTTTGAAGCAGTCCTGTTTCTTCTTCTGAAATAACTGTATCTGAAAATTTTCCAAATCCTGTTGTAATTCCATAAGATACTTTCTTCTCTTTTACATATCTATCTACAAGCTCTCTAGCTGCTGCTGCTCTTTTATATGCTTCTTTTGAGATTTCTACCTTATATCCTTTTCTTGTAACATTAATCAGATCTTCTAATGTAAGTCTTCTGTCTCCTATTACCAATCTCATTAAAAATCGCCTCCTAAGTTATTTTATATCTATTTTTTAAAATATTAAACTTCCTATAAATCCTGCTATAAATAATGGTATACAGAAATGTAAAAATGTTGCCATACAGGTATTTCTTATATGTTCATGCTGCCCATCTGCATTTAATCCTGATGTTGGTCCCAGTGTTGAATCTGAAGCTGGTGATCCTGCATCCCCTATGATGGAAGCTGCTGTAATTAAAACTATCATGGCGGCTGGGGAATATCCCATTTCTATTGTAAGAGGAACATAGATTGTTGCAAGTATAGGTACAGTTCCAAAAGATGTCCCAATACCCATTGTAATAAAAAGACCTACTGTAAGCATTGCTAAGGAAGCAATTACTTTATTTCCACCACATATTCCAACTACTCCTGTAACAAGAGTTTCTATAGCTCCAGTTTCTCTGATTACTCTCCCATACCCTGCTGCTACAAGCATGATAAATGCTATCAACCCCATTATAAGCAACCCATCATTTAAAACACTATCTAATTCATTCCATTTTACTACTTTAAAAATTATCATTATACCAAGAGCAGCTAAAGCTCCTAATGGAAGAGAACCGCTATATAACTGTATCCCAAAAGCTGTTAGTGCTGCAATCAATGTTATCCAATGTTTCTTTTCCATCTTTTCACTGTCTACTTCTTCCATTCCCTTTAAAGGAAGATCTTGATATTCTCTATCTTTTCTGTAAGTGATAAATATTGCTGTGAGTAATCCTATAACCATAGCTAATCCCAGTATCCATGTAGATCTCCAGATTTCTCCAAGTTCTACATTATAGCCATTGGCCGATATCTGATCTTTTACTATTGTATGAAATATCAGTCCAAATCCTACTGGTAAAACAACATATGGAGTTTTTAATCCAAATGTCAATGAACATGCCATTGCCCTTCTGTCTAATTTTAATTTGTTCATTAATTTTAATAAAGGTGGAATTAATATAGGAATAAATGCTATATGAACTGGTATAAGATTTTGTGAAAAACAAGCCAATCCTGCTATTAATAAAAGTAGTACCTTTTTTCTTCCACTTACTATACCTGCTATTTTTTTAGATATTATACTAGCCACCCCTGTACTATTTATAGCTACTGCCAATGTTCCAAGCAAGAGATAGCTGAGTGCAGTTTCAGAATTTCCTCCCATACCACTTATCAATATCTTCATAGTTTCAGGCAGTCCTATCCCAGAAGTTATTCCTGCTATCAAAGCTGCTATGAGCATAGAAAAAATTACATTTAATTTAAGCAAACAAAGAATTATCATAGTTAAAACTGATAATATTACTGGATTAAGCAGCATAAAAAAACCTCCTAAGTTATAAAATCTTATTTTACATGTTAGAATAATCTTAATGAAATATTAATTTTTCTTCTTAATATTATTTTATGATATCGCGACATAAAATAAAACTTGAACCTAGGTCTTTATTAAAAATTTTATTTTTTATTATTAAAAACATTTTAATAATATACTAAAATAAAATAATAATTTTTTTCGATTTTTTTCCGAAATAATTAT
This genomic window contains:
- the hutI gene encoding imidazolonepropionase yields the protein MKADLILYNIGTLVTSRELDRADFDNGMENIEILKNAYLAVADGKILQIGAGNIPESLKSEWTKLVDVEKKVVTPGIIDSHTHLVHYGSRENELPMKLKGVPYLEILRNGGGILSTVRATRKATRYELFDKAYEVLDRMLCFGVTTVESKSGYGLDLENEIKQLEVNKRLDEKHPIDIVSTFMGAHAIPEEFKGNSKGYVEEVIRMLSIIKEKKLAEFCDIFCEDEVFSVEESRKVLNEAKKQGFMVKIHADEIVSLGGGELAGEVGAISSEHLMAVSDEGIKSLKENRVIADILPATSFNLGKSYAPVRKMINEGVDIAVSTDYNPGSCPCENIQLVMQICSSQLKMTPIEIFKAVTLNGARAVKREDSIGSLEIGKKADFIIYDTDNLNYIFYNFGMNHVKDVYKNGKQVVKNKHICYK
- the hutU gene encoding urocanate hydratase, which codes for MINKDIFNAMTIKLAAQDIPEKVPEMDPKIRRAPKRVVHLEKDEIELALKNALRYIPEEYHEKLAPEFLNELMEHGRIYGYRFRPEGRIYGKPIDEYKGKCIEAKAMQVMIDNNLDFEIALYPYELVTYGETGQVCQNWMQYLLIKKYLENLTQDQTLVVASGHPTGLFRSNPYAPRAIITNALMVGAFDDYDNWARAAAIGVANYGQMTAGGWMYIGPQGIVHGTYSTILNAARLFCGVAKDGDLAGKLFVTSGLGGMSGAQGKATVIAKGVGIVAEVDISRIHTRLEQGWVDKIAWTPEEAFSIAKEKQEAKTPYAIAFHGNIVDLLEYADKNNKHIDLLSDQTSCHAVYDGGYCPVGITFEERTRLLAEDRKTFNKLVDETLKRHYEVIKKLTAKGVYFFDYGNSFLKSIYDIGIKEISKNGRDDKGGFIFPSYVEDILGPELFDYGYGPFRWVCLSGKKEDLLKTDHAALELVDPERRYQDRDNYMWIKDADKNGLVVGTQARIFYQDAMSRTRVALKFNEMVRNGEIGPVMLGRDHHDVSGTDSPFRETSNIKDGSNIMADMATQCFAGNAARGMTMIALHNGGGVGIGKSINGGFGMVLDGSHRVDEILMQAMPWDVMGGVARRAWARNPHSIETVIEYNNNNKGTDHITLPYIADDDLIKKLIAEKIK
- the hutH gene encoding histidine ammonia-lyase, yielding MRLVIGDRRLTLEDLINVTRKGYKVEISKEAYKRAAAARELVDRYVKEKKVSYGITTGFGKFSDTVISEEETGLLQKNLIMSHSCGVGNPLPVDMAKGIMLLRVVNLSKGHSGVRKIILDTLVDMLNKDVTPFIPEKGSLGASGDLAPLSHMVLVMLGMGKAYVNGELMNGAEAMKKAGVSILGELSSKEGLALINGTQVMTSIGAHITYDAINLMKHLDIAGALTMEALNGITCAFDSRVHEVRGHQGQIKTAENFRNILTESKCTTRQGEMRTQDPYTLRCIPQIHGASKDALEFVREKVEIEMDAVTDNPIIFCDTDDVISGGNFHGQPMALPFDFLGIAISEMANVSERRIERLVNPSLNCGLPAFLVENGGVNSGFMIVQYSAASLVSENKVLAHPASVDSIPSSANQEDHVSMGTIAARKAGEILKNARKVIAMEILSACQGIDLKKVSKNLGLGTEKAYTAVREIVSYYDKDRVMNIDINAVETLIEKNSIVENVEKVIGELKI
- a CDS encoding sodium:proton antiporter, which gives rise to MLLNPVILSVLTMIILCLLKLNVIFSMLIAALIAGITSGIGLPETMKILISGMGGNSETALSYLLLGTLAVAINSTGVASIISKKIAGIVSGRKKVLLLLIAGLACFSQNLIPVHIAFIPILIPPLLKLMNKLKLDRRAMACSLTFGLKTPYVVLPVGFGLIFHTIVKDQISANGYNVELGEIWRSTWILGLAMVIGLLTAIFITYRKDREYQDLPLKGMEEVDSEKMEKKHWITLIAALTAFGIQLYSGSLPLGALAALGIMIIFKVVKWNELDSVLNDGLLIMGLIAFIMLVAAGYGRVIRETGAIETLVTGVVGICGGNKVIASLAMLTVGLFITMGIGTSFGTVPILATIYVPLTIEMGYSPAAMIVLITAASIIGDAGSPASDSTLGPTSGLNADGQHEHIRNTCMATFLHFCIPLFIAGFIGSLIF